The sequence CTATAAGTTACCACCCATTAGATTAGTCGACCAGCACTAACATACTTATCTTATGCCCACCCTGGAGGTTTGTGACGATGGGATATTAGGTACATACTTACATTAGTGTACAGCATCCATGAAGAGCATATGGCGTAATCTGATAGCAGCAATGGATATGCAAGAGTTCATGCCAGCGCGAATCTGCTCTTTTGACAGCTGGTAAGATATTACATTGGAGGGGAAGGGGATACGGAATGAAGAATACGATCGTACTGGCGGATGACCATACAATTTTTAGACAAGCTCTACGGGTAATGCTCGAAGACTTGAACTTCCAGGTTGTTGGGGAAGCTTCGGACGGGCAGGAAGCCATTAACCTTGTTAATGAATTGGAGCCTGATGTTGTAATCGTCGACCTTTTGATGGGTAGCATGAATGGGCTCGAAGTAACTCGACATGTAAGTAAGGAAAATCCTAAGACTGGTATTGTTGTCCTTTCCATGTATAAAGATGAGAGCTATGTAATCGAATCCTTGCGAGCCGGAGCGAAGTCCTACATTGTTAAGGATTCTTCTACAGAAGACCTCTTGCGGGGCATTTACGAGGCTATCTCCGGGAGGCATTATCTATGCTCGTCCATCAGTGAGCAAGCAATTCTGGACTATTCCGAAAAGACTGTATCTAATATTCAGGAGCCTTATGACTCTTTGAGTAACAGGGAGAAAGAAGTGATGCAATTGGTGGCACAAGGTAAGACATCCAGAGATATTGGGAACTTGCTAT comes from Dehalococcoidales bacterium and encodes:
- a CDS encoding response regulator transcription factor, which gives rise to MKNTIVLADDHTIFRQALRVMLEDLNFQVVGEASDGQEAINLVNELEPDVVIVDLLMGSMNGLEVTRHVSKENPKTGIVVLSMYKDESYVIESLRAGAKSYIVKDSSTEDLLRGIYEAISGRHYLCSSISEQAILDYSEKTVSNIQEPYDSLSNREKEVMQLVAQGKTSRDIGNLLYVSSRTIDSHRANIMRKLSLKSRSDLIRFSQRRGILPPENALTKA